The following coding sequences are from one Verrucomicrobiota bacterium window:
- a CDS encoding site-specific DNA-methyltransferase gives MAREAHYDLTEPEKRDLIKLIEQGRPLPEKYRFLLFEDKREVELVWNGKSRDVCTAVLPFQTLEHIDEPRREKAQEEELGFDMGGRQVKGWTNKLIWGDNKLILASLKSGALRRQIEDAGGLKLIYIDPPFDVGADFSMDIEIGGETFHKEPNLLEQIAYRDTWGRGADSFISMIYERLILMRDLLHEEGSIFVHIGPKLAPHTRLICDELFQNKNLLGEIVWQRTDPHNDAVNKLGVVTDRILWFEKSDRNYYNSDIERTALSDSAEAEYSLLELENGEVVNYRGNESEKGKRFKLENATWKGSKNRFVWRGASPSSKREWIHDFQGMEDALAKGELYLRNEEVGSARCAKRYLEQVKGIPLQDIWDEVGRMKGGTDYPTQKPERLLERIINIASKEGDLIADFFCGSGTTAAVAEKLGRKWIATDLGKFGIHTTRKRLIGVQREMKTSGKSFRAFEVLNLGRYERQAYLNISGRLTGKKREQALAKKENDFRELILKAYKAEPLSESGFFHGKQGGRLVVIGPINLPVGRLFVEEIVMESRKRGATRVDILAFEFEMGLFPAVLEEAKSKGIDLAPKTIPPEVFDRRAVERGQVRFHDVAYIEVTPRVDKQNPLLLTVELSDFSVYYSQGIAESIAAELKEGKSEVVCEQGQLIKLNKDKEGVVTRDVLTKKWTDWVDYWAIDFDYESRKEIIKVAKNMGVEGALPGAADTAEFLDFEERWTGAYIFENEWQSFRTRKDRDLELVSAAHTYEKPGRYTIAVKVIDIFGNDTMTLIPVTVG, from the coding sequence ATGGCTAGAGAAGCACATTACGACCTAACCGAGCCTGAGAAGCGCGACCTCATCAAGCTCATCGAGCAGGGTCGGCCTCTCCCCGAAAAATACCGCTTTCTTCTCTTTGAGGATAAGCGGGAGGTGGAGCTTGTCTGGAATGGAAAGAGCCGAGATGTCTGCACGGCTGTCCTTCCATTTCAGACTCTTGAGCATATCGATGAGCCACGGAGAGAGAAGGCTCAGGAGGAAGAGCTGGGTTTTGACATGGGAGGTCGTCAGGTCAAAGGGTGGACGAATAAACTCATCTGGGGTGACAACAAGCTCATTCTCGCCTCGCTGAAGAGCGGAGCCCTACGGAGGCAGATTGAGGATGCCGGGGGTTTAAAGCTCATCTATATCGACCCTCCTTTCGATGTCGGAGCCGACTTCTCCATGGATATCGAGATAGGAGGGGAGACCTTCCACAAGGAGCCGAACTTACTAGAGCAAATCGCCTACCGGGACACCTGGGGTCGTGGAGCCGACTCCTTCATCTCCATGATTTATGAGCGGCTTATCCTGATGCGGGATTTGCTGCATGAGGAGGGGAGTATTTTTGTTCATATAGGCCCGAAGCTCGCACCACATACACGCCTGATTTGTGACGAGCTATTTCAAAACAAAAATTTATTGGGCGAGATTGTTTGGCAAAGAACAGACCCACACAACGATGCGGTAAATAAGTTGGGTGTGGTAACAGATAGAATCCTATGGTTTGAGAAAAGCGACCGGAATTACTACAATTCCGATATTGAGCGAACTGCTCTTTCTGATTCTGCGGAAGCTGAATATTCACTCCTTGAACTAGAAAATGGAGAAGTTGTGAATTACAGAGGCAATGAATCCGAGAAGGGAAAACGATTCAAACTTGAGAACGCGACTTGGAAAGGCAGTAAGAATAGGTTTGTTTGGAGAGGAGCCTCTCCATCGTCTAAAAGAGAATGGATTCATGACTTTCAAGGGATGGAAGACGCATTAGCTAAAGGTGAGCTATATCTTCGCAATGAAGAAGTTGGGTCTGCGCGTTGTGCAAAGCGGTATTTGGAGCAGGTTAAGGGTATACCACTTCAAGACATTTGGGATGAAGTTGGTCGCATGAAAGGCGGAACAGATTATCCAACCCAAAAGCCAGAGCGACTTTTAGAGAGAATTATTAATATTGCGTCAAAGGAGGGGGATTTGATTGCCGACTTCTTCTGCGGTTCGGGTACGACCGCTGCGGTGGCTGAAAAGCTGGGTCGCAAGTGGATTGCCACCGACCTGGGAAAATTCGGTATTCATACGACCCGAAAACGACTCATCGGTGTTCAGCGGGAGATGAAAACCTCCGGTAAATCCTTTCGCGCATTTGAGGTGCTGAATCTTGGGCGCTATGAGCGCCAAGCCTATCTGAATATTTCAGGACGACTGACCGGAAAGAAGCGGGAGCAGGCCCTCGCCAAGAAGGAGAATGATTTTAGAGAATTGATTCTTAAAGCCTATAAAGCAGAACCCCTGTCAGAATCCGGATTTTTTCATGGGAAGCAGGGCGGCAGGCTTGTCGTCATTGGTCCCATCAACCTTCCCGTTGGGCGACTCTTCGTTGAGGAAATCGTGATGGAGAGCCGGAAGCGCGGAGCGACACGGGTTGATATTCTCGCCTTCGAGTTTGAGATGGGTCTCTTTCCTGCTGTTCTTGAGGAAGCCAAATCAAAGGGAATCGACCTTGCTCCAAAAACGATTCCCCCAGAGGTCTTTGACCGTCGTGCAGTAGAGAGGGGCCAAGTCCGCTTCCACGATGTCGCCTACATCGAGGTGACTCCTCGCGTGGACAAACAGAATCCGCTCTTGCTGACAGTCGAGCTCTCCGATTTCTCCGTCTATTACTCGCAAGGCATCGCCGAGTCGATTGCTGCCGAGTTGAAGGAGGGCAAGAGCGAAGTGGTTTGCGAACAGGGACAGCTCATCAAGTTGAACAAGGACAAGGAGGGTGTTGTCACCCGTGATGTCTTGACCAAGAAATGGACCGACTGGGTTGATTACTGGGCCATCGACTTCGATTACGAGAGCAGGAAGGAAATCATCAAGGTCGCGAAGAACATGGGTGTCGAAGGGGCCCTTCCCGGTGCTGCTGACACAGCGGAGTTTCTCGACTTTGAGGAACGCTGGACTGGCGCCTACATCTTCGAGAATGAGTGGCAGAGTTTCCGAACCCGTAAGGACCGCGACCTTGAACTTGTTTCAGCCGCTCATACCTACGAGAAGCCGGGCCGCTACACCATCGCCGTCAAAGTCATCGACATCTTCGGTAACGACACCATGACCCTTATTCCAGTGACCGTAGGATAA
- a CDS encoding DUF4145 domain-containing protein → MKHMIYASATYKASAFNCPLCHAYSNQVWSITYKVVSHPMGINGLDICTCSHCHEYSVWFNENMIFPFNSIAPHAHADLPVEIKVDYEEARTIFSISPRGACALLRLCVEKLCCHLLGRNVSINTGIGELVKNGLNQQVQKSMDTIRVLGNEAVHAGQIDINDDPNVAIKLFGLINFICEDQITRPREIDKLFNSLPEEKLKGIENRDK, encoded by the coding sequence ATGAAACACATGATCTATGCCTCAGCAACTTATAAGGCGTCGGCCTTTAACTGTCCTTTGTGCCATGCCTATTCAAACCAAGTATGGAGTATCACCTATAAAGTAGTAAGTCACCCAATGGGCATAAATGGGTTGGATATTTGCACTTGTTCTCACTGCCACGAATATTCCGTCTGGTTTAACGAGAATATGATATTTCCTTTTAACTCTATTGCGCCCCATGCCCATGCCGATCTACCAGTGGAAATAAAAGTTGATTATGAAGAAGCACGAACAATCTTCTCGATTTCGCCGAGGGGAGCATGCGCGCTTCTTCGTCTTTGTGTAGAGAAGCTATGCTGTCATCTCTTAGGCAGAAACGTGTCGATAAATACAGGAATAGGTGAACTGGTAAAAAATGGTTTAAATCAACAAGTCCAAAAGAGCATGGATACCATCAGAGTTTTAGGAAATGAAGCCGTTCATGCTGGTCAAATTGACATCAACGATGATCCCAATGTAGCGATAAAACTTTTTGGCCTGATTAATTTTATCTGTGAGGATCAAATAACTCGCCCGAGAGAAATAGATAAACTTTTCAACTCATTGCCTGAAGAGAAACTCAAAGGGATCGAAAATAGGGATAAGTAG
- a CDS encoding GIY-YIG nuclease family protein has translation MIVYVLTNPAMPGLVKIGRTDNTDANSRIGQLYTTGVPVPFTLEYACKVSNPDDVEKALHIAFGPQRINPKREFFQIEPEQAIAILRLLNTEDATEEVSAQKSDIDPESAQAAVALKSRRPNLNFLEVGIPIGSVLHSTEDDSTATVISAKKVTFSGDEMSLTAATRIMLGLDYSVQPSPYWTYNGRPLRDLYNETYTAVDQ, from the coding sequence ATGATCGTTTACGTGCTTACCAATCCAGCGATGCCCGGTCTCGTGAAGATCGGGCGCACTGATAACACTGATGCAAATAGCCGCATTGGTCAGCTCTATACAACGGGCGTACCTGTCCCCTTCACGCTTGAGTATGCGTGCAAGGTCTCTAATCCCGACGATGTGGAGAAGGCGCTTCATATCGCCTTCGGTCCTCAGCGGATAAATCCAAAGCGCGAGTTCTTCCAGATCGAACCTGAGCAAGCCATTGCAATCCTGCGGCTACTCAATACGGAGGATGCCACAGAGGAAGTCTCTGCCCAGAAATCCGACATTGATCCAGAGTCAGCCCAAGCGGCAGTCGCTCTGAAATCCCGTCGCCCGAATCTGAACTTCCTAGAGGTAGGCATTCCGATCGGGTCAGTCCTTCATTCTACAGAAGATGACTCCACCGCCACGGTCATCTCAGCTAAGAAGGTAACTTTTAGCGGCGATGAAATGTCCCTGACCGCCGCTACGCGTATCATGCTCGGCCTCGACTACAGCGTGCAGCCCTCACCCTACTGGACCTACAACGGCCGTCCCCTACGCGATCTCTACAACGAGACTTATACCGCAGTAGATCAATAG
- a CDS encoding metallophosphatase family protein yields MPKTALISDIHANIDALQAVLRDIDQQGITEILCLGDIVGYGAAPAECLRLVRERSKATVIGNHDAYTLVNLDDYNLERRVRDGILHAQKALTKEEKQWIRSLPLSAEVGAITIVHATLHMPDSFEYLKGSTDFLRHFEKQRTPVSFFGHTHKPEIALLKGDLDVGFGIPGEGEVLLDRTRACAINVGSVGQPRDGSTRATYGIYHPEEHSFTLRRVSYDIQKAAQRILDAGLPEENALRLFKGA; encoded by the coding sequence ATGCCCAAAACCGCCCTCATATCCGATATTCACGCCAACATCGACGCCCTCCAGGCCGTCCTCAGAGACATCGACCAGCAGGGAATCACCGAGATCCTCTGCCTCGGAGACATCGTCGGGTACGGAGCCGCTCCGGCAGAGTGCCTCCGTCTCGTGAGGGAGCGCTCCAAGGCCACGGTGATCGGCAACCATGACGCCTACACCCTGGTGAATCTCGATGACTACAACTTAGAACGGCGCGTCCGTGACGGGATACTCCACGCCCAGAAGGCCCTTACCAAAGAGGAAAAGCAATGGATCCGCTCCCTGCCGCTGAGTGCCGAGGTGGGAGCGATCACCATCGTCCACGCCACACTACACATGCCAGACTCCTTCGAGTACCTGAAGGGGAGTACGGACTTCCTCCGGCACTTTGAGAAGCAACGTACTCCGGTGAGCTTCTTCGGCCACACCCACAAGCCCGAGATCGCATTGCTCAAAGGAGATCTGGATGTCGGCTTCGGCATTCCCGGCGAGGGTGAGGTCCTGCTCGACCGCACCAGAGCGTGCGCGATCAATGTCGGTTCGGTCGGCCAACCCCGCGATGGCTCCACGCGAGCCACCTACGGCATCTACCACCCTGAGGAGCACAGCTTTACCCTGCGTCGTGTCAGCTACGACATTCAGAAAGCAGCGCAGCGGATCCTCGATGCCGGCCTCCCTGAAGAGAACGCCCTACGACTCTTCAAGGGGGCGTAA